The following DNA comes from Solanum stenotomum isolate F172 chromosome 11, ASM1918654v1, whole genome shotgun sequence.
ACGACTAACCATAACGCCAAGATAGAGGCTAAACAGGAAATTCCTCAGGCATAACATTccataaaatatgaaattgtgAGAAGTTACTAACGAATCACATTTCAATCGAACTACTATGGTTTTCGATGGATTAAGAGAAAGATGgataacataataatttcaaaGGTATGAATCTTGCTAGATATTAACTAGAGAGGCTAGAAGATATAAAAGCTCATTGACATTATTATATGACTATTTTCGTCTGTCAACATTTTGTACTTAATAATAACACATCATTTTGGACATTCTACATTGAATCAAATGTGTAATACCTATTGAGGATGTGAAGGAGGGGGCTTCCTGATATGTGTTGCTTGTTCAAAACCATATGCAATTTCAATGAGTGTTGGCTCAGAACCCTTTAGTCCTCCAAATGAAATTCCGAATGGAGTTCCAGTTTTATCATAACCAGCTGGTACATTGATCCCTGGATAACCTCCTATCGCGAGATGGTCAGCAATGTCAGCACCAGGTGACATCAACGCGTCtatcttattttctttcatcATCTTCTCGAACCCGTATTTGCATGCTTTTGTTATGTTCCTCAATGCCTCCCTTTCCAATTTCCCTATTCCATTTGTCTTCTCAGCTTCCAACATTATATCTTGACCATATTCTTTGAGTTTTTCCTACAATGATATACAAAAAGAACGAAAtttcttaaactaaaaatagtCGGCAGATTTATAGTATATAGTATAATATGTTAATAACAGTGTATAATCTACGTATAACGGAAAAGAACAGTCTAACTATTTGTGTAAAGATACCTAATATGATCAAATGGTTACAGTGATTCGTATAACTGATCTCAACTTTGTCTAGTATCAAGGCGCAGTTAATTGATCGGTTAATACTTACCGGAGGTGAAATCTTGTTGAAGGCTATAACATCTGCCAAGGATCGAACTTGAGTGTGGACTAAATGTTTAAGATATGCATTTAGGTCCATCTTGAATTCAGCAGAAAGTGCTATGTTTTGAGCAACATCAATAGCATTGTAGACCAAGTCGGGGTAAGGTATTACCAGGTTGTCAACTAACACTGCTCCTTTTTGCCTTCAAATTGTTTTATCCCAGAACAGAAGTTTGTCTCTATTAGGAAATCAAGTAAAACTAAACTATAGAAAGGCATAATACATCAGTAGACACGTTAACTTGGCCTCAACTAGTAACTAGATACTTCTATCTTAGAGGATGCACATCTAGACACATCAACTCATCGATCCATTGTGTCAATTGAACACTCCCAACTTACAATGTgatcatctagacacctcatATATTTATGTGCCATGTCAGCATCGGGTGTCCACGAGACACACTAGGGacgagttgaggtgtctagatgcgCACTCCAAAAATTTGAGTGTTTAATTGTCAGTTGAGACCAATTTTGAGTGACTATCTGTGTATTATGACATACAGAAATGCAGTTGAAAAACGAAAAGATTACCTTAAGGTGTTAAAATGTTGTTGGTAAGTTTTGATATCATTAGAATCAAAAAAGTCCTTTGAAATTCCTAGTCTTTTATCTCTGAGCCCATCAGCCTTAAGAAATTGTCGGTATCCACCATGTGGGATGTAAGTGGAAGCCTTCTTAGTTGCTGGGAAATCATCTCGATCAAAGCCAACGATGACATCAAGAACCTCAACAGCATCAGTTACTGTCCTGCAGATTGGCCTGTTCTATgccaaataaatttttaaaagattgtgTGAACATTTTCTATGTTCATGTTTGTTACCATGTTCTTTGCAAATTTGCATCTCtaatgtactccctccgttctaGTTCATGAGACCTGTGTTTTATTAGTCCGTTCCAAGAAGAATGACACAATTCTTTATCCGGaattttactttatatttcTCGTTTTACCCTTAATAAGAAGTTTCTATAGCCACAAAAATGTTATAACATGTTTTAAGACTGCAAGTTTCAAAAGCCAACAGAAAAGTCAAATCTTCGAATGAATGTTACATATTCTGTCAAGAGTGAAAAAACTTATAATATTGTAGCCGTTCATGGTTAATTTGGCCGACTGATCTACCAATATGTTACTTTCAATGACTCTCGTTTGTTACACTTCTTCCTTGCTGCTTGGCATATAGTAGGTATCTGGTTTACAGATTTTAGGTATTAGCACTATGTTTTTCAGTCTAAATAGTTCCAATTTCAGCCAATCTATAGTTGATAGTACGTGTCGAGTCAAACTATGTCACGTAAATTAGGACGAGAGTACTACTAGggagaaaaacattaaaagatTTAGTTTTTACGTACCCTACAGTGTCTTGTCTATGTGAAATTGGGATTACACCTGCCCTGCTAGTGAGGCCAACAGTTGGTTTGATTCCAACAACAGAATTAGCACTTGACGGAGATAGAATGGAGCCTGCAGTTTCTGTCCCCAATGATACTGCTACCATGTTTGCTGCTACTGATGTTGCAGAACCCGTGCTTGATCCTGATGCACTTGCTACATAAGGATCCTGTAAGAATATGAGTAAAAACCACCAAATTATTAATGGGGTTTGGGGAGGATAGAGTGCACGTAGACCTTATCCCTACCTCATaaagatagagaggttgtttctgatagaccttCGGCTCAAATAAAAACATCTCAAAACAGTTTGAAAAGAGAAAACATAATTGAAAACAGTAACAACAACGAAATATAGTGCTATGGAAAGCAGTACATAGCATACatagaaaaaacaataataacaaggAACTAGTCCGATAACATATTCATTTTTGttatgtttaagaccacaagattaaagtaCATTTTGgtatgtttaagaccacaagattaaaatacattttggtacattctacatatcttctgtactttcttaaactccatgtgAAGTgaaaaccagacaaacaaattgaaacagaggtaGTAATAAATATGGTAACTTATCGACAATCACATGTTAAAAAATCACTAGTGGTAGAATAATCTTTATACCATCAgcgtatataacttaaattcttattattttacCGATGACTCACCAGAGCTTGTCCAAGTCTACCATTCCAACCATTAGGCATTAGCAAGTTTGTAGTTCTAAAAGCAGCCCATTCAGTCATAGTTGCCTTGCCAAGTATGATAGCACCAACATTCCTCAACTTCTTGACAACACCAGCATCTTGTGGCACAATCGATCCGACAAGTGCTAATGATCCTGCTGTTGTGTTAAGCTTATCTTTTGTTGCAATGTTGTCCTTCACAAGAACTGGGATACCATGTAGCCTAGATAGTGATTTAGGCGCGTTCGCTTTTCGTTCTTGATCAGCTTTATCTGCAAGAATGAGTGCATCTGGATTCACTTCTATGATCCCTTTTAGAATTGGATTGGATCTCTGGATTTCACTTAGATAGAACTCAACAAGTTGTCTTGATGTAAGTTTGTTTTGCTTGAAAGCCTTATGAATGTCATCAATAGTTGTTTCTTTAAATGAGAATGTTTTTGCCTCAGTTTTGTTACTGAAGTTTGATAATATCAGAGAAATGAAGAGAATAGCAAGAACagacatttttttgtttgttaaagtGATTGAAGATATTTGCTTAGTGTGTATAGCTGATTTTATATATTAGGGACATAAAAATGGATAATGGATAAGAGTCTTGGAGCAACTGTAATGTTGTCTCCATGTGATAGGGCGGAGTTAGGTTCAGCTAAGGGTCCGTCTAAACCGTTTTCGACGGAAATCTACGCTAtggttaaaattaattttgatgtaTATATAGTACATATTGAACTCCCTTTTTTACTTCTTCGTGTGTTTACGTCTTCATATTTTGACTCtgtttaatgaaaattttggatcTGCCACTATGTGTGACCTATAAATTATGTGtttgagctacatggaattagTCAGTAGGACAGTTATGATTGTGTGAGGGTAGATTGTTTACATTACACCCCTCACACGCATTACTCCTTTCGGTCCCAAATATTAGTCGTTTGGACAAACTAAAAATTTATTCCAAATCtttaatgtttttaaatataagaagtcatttactttctttttttcttcttccaagTTTACCCTTAGCACTTAAACTAGTGGAGTGTTAATTAAATGAGatatttaaagggaaaaaaagttaatttaggtaaatattattataagtaaaGTTATTAAATACTTCCTCTGTTCCTTTTTATATTTCAATTGCATTAAGAAACTAagtaaatttataattttatctttatttaattttttttaagtcaacttttcaataaataataaataaatccatctcttattttaaatttgtttgttaAGATTTCTTTTTCGAAATCAGATGTTATAGAGTAATGCAATggtgaaaataattaatcaatgtaAGTAATTACAGtgaacattaattaattattagtttaccTAGGTTGGTTAAATGTCTATCTTCAAGATTAATGAACTATCAAGGTATAATAGAaagaatattgtaatttatacattgattttataaaattgacaaatattatagaccaactatttatagtaataataacatataaaaaaacgGAGAGATTATCTTTTTTAAAGGAGctacaaaaatcataaaaagatagaaaataatCGACAACCACAACTTTCCCAAATGCCTTTTGAGGGTCCACAAATCACTATATATCAAACTTTATTTATAATCATCTTTTAGGACAAGAATGTGTTGCACGTgacaataattcaaaaatatatactattatacataaaataatttgaaaacatatattatatttcTTGGTACACATAATAATCATTAAATAAAACGGCGAAAAAAGAAAACGTTAGCTTATatcttaaaataagtcatttaaGATAATGTCtgtgttttcctttttttaaaccATTTTTAACACCCTCCCCTTCGTTTCATTTTTACTCGTTcactataaaaaaaactatatatattttacataaatatgtaaacttgatttcaaaaaacttaaaaaattcaCGAACTGCtgacttaactgctgtcggagtgatcgacgAACTGGACCTATGGGCCGTcgatcaatctacggtccgtcgattggagtCGTCGATCAAGTCTGCCCGATAGGgtttcactaaaacaagcataactttttactcggaggtcggattttagcaaacttggtgacATTGAAAAgaagattcaattatctatcttacaataggtcatgggacacctaattcattttttgctaaaaattaagaccatttgaagttgacccaatcaacaattttcatctaactgaCTGCTGACCCTCACTACCGTAgatcgaacgacggtccgtgTTGGTCGGCCGTCGTTTGCAttagaggctgggtaaagggggCCTCGATCCACAGACAcaaaccacggaccgtggtttgatctacggaccgtgggtctgtccgtgggttgagacttagccgattttctgagctggtcttagggaggggttgcagtggtgaagcACGGACCACCaacacgggccgtggtctgacctacgatccgtggatggcaaccgtgggttgcatcTGCAACTTCTCAGAATCTGCATTTTTGATccgtttcggatacggggtgttacaaaactTGATAAATTTAACGGTTTATTAAGtgttaaatttaattataaacgTGACTTCATATTTCCAGGTAAtaaatataattctaaaatagTCTAAAAAACACATAAGTTAGTTAAATGAATATTAGATGCATTTACCTAAATATTACAACGATCTAAATAAGTAATTGCTAATAACCTAGGGGGCATAAATAGAATCACCccaaaaaatatacatttacattattttatttattaaataattttaacacttggattaatttcaattttttttaaaactagttTCGCCACTTAATAACTCAcatattatgttaaatttgtaATGTTACTCCATATTTGACTAaattaattccaaaaaaaatccaaaatataaTAGATATTCTACATAAAGGGATCAAAAACACACGTCCAATTAACTGAAGGTTAAATATGTTTACCTAAATACTACAGAACCAAACAAGAATTTAGTAGTATTTAAGGGACCAAAAGtgcaattattattaaaaaattattaaataattatgaCATGTGGTTAATTTCAAGTctctttttatgtaatttcaaattgatcaaatttaatatagatgtcaaacatgaaaaataaaggcttaagtcatccacggccccttaaagttgtccgcatatttcatttagacaccttaactaggactattacctattgaacacttaaattgttcaaaaaatgtacctattaaacacaaaatgctGATATGGCAAAAAAAGTNAagattttatattattttatgaaaaaagaaaacgaataaatataattatatatatattttttaaaagaattagaaaaataatgaaagttCACATTgaaaattattctaaaatttCACATATCAAAGAATATATtcctgcaatcttgatgaaagAAATACCAACTTTCTATACGTAGAC
Coding sequences within:
- the LOC125843818 gene encoding probable amidase At4g34880, which codes for MSVLAILFISLILSNFSNKTEAKTFSFKETTIDDIHKAFKQNKLTSRQLVEFYLSEIQRSNPILKGIIEVNPDALILADKADQERKANAPKSLSRLHGIPVLVKDNIATKDKLNTTAGSLALVGSIVPQDAGVVKKLRNVGAIILGKATMTEWAAFRTTNLLMPNGWNGRLGQALDPYVASASGSSTGSATSVAANMVAVSLGTETAGSILSPSSANSVVGIKPTVGLTSRAGVIPISHRQDTVGPICRTVTDAVEVLDVIVGFDRDDFPATKKASTYIPHGGYRQFLKADGLRDKRLGISKDFFDSNDIKTYQQHFNTLRQKGAVLVDNLVIPYPDLVYNAIDVAQNIALSAEFKMDLNAYLKHLVHTQVRSLADVIAFNKISPPEKLKEYGQDIMLEAEKTNGIGKLEREALRNITKACKYGFEKMMKENKIDALMSPGADIADHLAIGGYPGINVPAGYDKTGTPFGISFGGLKGSEPTLIEIAYGFEQATHIRKPPPSHPQ